One window of Mesorhizobium loti R88b genomic DNA carries:
- a CDS encoding YqgE/AlgH family protein encodes MDLLRHKKTAAGRGFLDDQFLIAMPGMKDDRFTRSVIYICAHSDEGAMGLIINQTQQMLFPDLLVQLGIMNEQEAIRLPAQARDFVVRNGGPVDRSRGFVLHSGDYRVESSLTVSEDICLTATVDILRAISSGRGPRRALMALGYSGWGAGQLETEIAENGWLTCPASPELLFDADIERKYDRILASIGIDLAHLSLAAGHA; translated from the coding sequence ATGGATTTGTTGCGCCATAAGAAGACAGCCGCCGGACGCGGCTTTCTCGACGATCAGTTCCTGATTGCCATGCCCGGCATGAAGGACGACCGTTTCACGCGCTCGGTCATCTACATCTGCGCCCACAGCGATGAAGGCGCGATGGGCCTGATCATCAACCAGACACAGCAGATGCTGTTTCCGGACCTATTGGTGCAGCTCGGCATCATGAACGAGCAGGAGGCGATCCGCCTGCCGGCGCAGGCGCGTGATTTCGTCGTGCGCAATGGCGGGCCTGTCGATCGCAGCCGAGGCTTCGTCCTGCATTCTGGCGACTATCGCGTGGAATCGTCGCTGACTGTCTCCGAGGACATCTGCCTGACCGCGACCGTCGACATATTGCGCGCCATCTCGTCGGGCCGCGGCCCCCGCCGCGCGCTGATGGCGCTCGGTTATTCCGGTTGGGGCGCCGGCCAGCTTGAAACCGAGATCGCCGAGAATGGCTGGCTGACCTGCCCGGCCAGCCCCGAGCTTCTGTTCGACGCCGACATCGAGCGCAAATACGATCGGATTCTGGCCTCGATCGGCATCGATCTCGCTCATTTGAGCCTGGCGGCCGGACACGCTTGA
- the mutY gene encoding A/G-specific adenine glycosylase — MAPADQTRKAQTDKVQTDRVMSGDTASRLLAWYDAHHRELPWRVSPRDHARGVRPDPYRIWLSEVMLQQTTVEAVKSYFRAFVEKWPDVQALAAAPTEDVMKAWAGLGYYSRARNLKACADLVAARGGRFPDTEAGLRDLPGIGAYTSAAITAIAFDRPAAVVDGNVERVISRLFSIATPLSEAKPEIRARVERMVPPTRPGDFAQAMMDLGATICTPRRPRCMLCPLREDCSAVLAGDPEHFPVRLPKADKPQRRGAAFVAVRDDGAILLRKRPEKGLLGGMTEVPTTGWTARVDGATTSAAAPFPGDWRRAGTITHVFTHFALELDVFHAHVKGDAPEGHFWSPASEISGEALPTVMKKAIEAAIPGATKKPSPHSAKRPHD, encoded by the coding sequence ATGGCACCAGCAGACCAGACCCGCAAGGCCCAGACTGACAAGGTCCAGACTGACAGGGTAATGTCAGGCGATACCGCGTCGCGCCTGCTCGCCTGGTACGATGCGCACCACCGCGAACTGCCGTGGCGGGTGAGCCCGCGCGACCATGCACGCGGCGTGCGGCCCGATCCCTACCGCATTTGGCTGTCCGAAGTCATGCTGCAGCAGACCACGGTCGAGGCGGTGAAATCCTATTTTCGCGCCTTTGTAGAGAAATGGCCTGATGTCCAGGCACTGGCCGCGGCGCCGACCGAGGACGTGATGAAAGCCTGGGCGGGGCTCGGTTACTACTCTCGCGCACGCAACCTCAAGGCCTGTGCCGATCTGGTGGCAGCGCGCGGCGGCCGGTTTCCCGATACCGAGGCCGGTTTGAGAGACCTGCCCGGCATCGGCGCCTATACGTCGGCGGCCATCACGGCGATTGCCTTCGACCGCCCGGCCGCCGTTGTCGACGGCAATGTCGAACGCGTCATATCGAGGCTGTTTTCGATCGCAACGCCGCTGAGCGAAGCCAAGCCTGAGATACGCGCCCGTGTCGAGCGCATGGTGCCGCCAACCAGGCCGGGCGACTTCGCCCAGGCGATGATGGATCTCGGCGCCACGATCTGCACCCCGCGCCGGCCGCGCTGCATGCTGTGCCCGCTGCGCGAAGACTGCAGTGCTGTCCTTGCAGGTGACCCCGAGCATTTCCCCGTACGCCTGCCAAAGGCCGACAAGCCGCAACGACGCGGCGCTGCTTTCGTTGCCGTGCGTGACGACGGCGCCATTCTTCTGCGCAAACGGCCAGAGAAAGGTTTGCTCGGCGGCATGACGGAGGTGCCGACAACGGGCTGGACGGCGCGGGTGGACGGGGCCACGACGTCGGCCGCGGCACCCTTTCCCGGTGACTGGCGACGCGCCGGCACAATCACGCATGTCTTCACCCATTTCGCGCTCGAACTCGACGTCTTTCACGCCCATGTCAAAGGTGATGCGCCGGAGGGACATTTCTGGTCGCCTGCCAGTGAGATTTCCGGGGAGGCGCTGCCAACTGTCATGAAAAAGGCAATCGAGGCTGCGATACCCGGCGCGACGAAAAAACCGTCGCCACACAGTGCAAAGAGGCCCCATGACTGA
- a CDS encoding site-specific DNA-methyltransferase, which produces MSAVRLLDELSHAPQQSEWLDTILKGDCVAALDRLPEKSIDVIFADPPYNLQLDGDLHRPDQSKVDAVDDDWDQFESFEAYDAFTRAWLLAARRVLKPNGTIWVIGSYHNIFRVGAKMQDLGFWILNDVVWRKTNPMPNFRGRRFQNAHETMIWASRDQKGKGYTFNYEAMKASNDDIQMRSDWLFPICTGGERLKNDNGDKLHPTQKPEALLARIMMASTKPGDIVLDPFFGSGTTGAVAKRLGRHFVGIEREQAYIDAANERIDAVRPLESADLTVLTGKRAEPRVAFVSLIDTGLMTPGATLYDAKKRWAAKVRADGTVAIGDSAGSIHKIGAEVQGLDACNGWTFWHYERSGGLTPIDELRRIARLGMERAGA; this is translated from the coding sequence ATGTCTGCCGTGCGTCTTCTCGACGAGCTTTCCCATGCCCCCCAGCAATCCGAATGGCTGGACACCATCCTGAAAGGCGACTGCGTCGCGGCCCTCGACCGGCTGCCAGAGAAATCCATCGACGTCATCTTCGCCGATCCGCCCTACAATCTGCAGCTCGACGGCGACCTGCACCGTCCCGACCAGTCCAAGGTCGACGCCGTCGACGACGACTGGGATCAGTTCGAGAGTTTTGAGGCCTATGATGCCTTCACCCGCGCCTGGCTGCTGGCCGCGCGCCGGGTGTTGAAGCCCAATGGCACCATCTGGGTCATCGGCTCCTACCACAACATCTTCCGGGTCGGCGCCAAGATGCAGGACCTGGGCTTCTGGATCCTCAACGATGTGGTCTGGCGCAAGACCAACCCGATGCCGAACTTCCGCGGCCGCCGCTTCCAGAACGCGCATGAGACCATGATCTGGGCTTCGCGCGACCAGAAGGGCAAGGGCTACACCTTCAACTACGAAGCCATGAAAGCCTCGAACGACGACATCCAGATGCGCTCCGACTGGCTGTTTCCGATCTGCACCGGCGGCGAGCGGCTGAAGAACGACAATGGCGACAAATTGCATCCGACGCAGAAGCCGGAAGCGCTGCTCGCCCGCATCATGATGGCCTCGACCAAGCCTGGCGACATCGTGCTTGATCCGTTCTTCGGCTCCGGCACGACAGGCGCCGTCGCCAAGCGCCTTGGCCGCCATTTCGTCGGCATCGAGCGCGAGCAGGCCTATATCGACGCCGCCAACGAGCGCATCGACGCGGTGCGGCCGCTGGAAAGCGCCGATCTCACCGTGCTGACCGGCAAGCGCGCCGAGCCGCGCGTCGCTTTCGTCAGCCTGATCGACACCGGGTTGATGACACCGGGTGCCACGCTCTATGACGCCAAGAAGCGCTGGGCGGCCAAGGTGCGTGCCGACGGCACGGTGGCGATCGGCGACAGCGCCGGCTCGATCCACAAGATCGGTGCAGAAGTGCAGGGGCTGGATGCCTGCAATGGCTGGACCTTCTGGCACTATGAGCGCAGTGGCGGGCTCACCCCAATCGACGAACTGCGCCGCATTGCCCGGTTGGGCATGGAGCGGGCAGGGGCCTGA
- a CDS encoding HAD family hydrolase: MPQPDLVIFDCDGVLVDSEIIAARVEAELITLAGYEISAEEIAETYAGLTFKDILMRIEEKSKIPFQASLIDRAEELVDRKLRSDVRAIEGVREAVASVTTQRCICSNSRSERIEFMLEKVHLLPFFAGRIFSALEIPSKKTKPAPDVFLLAAEKLNAKPANTFVIEDSVHGVAGARAAGMRVIGFTGASHSYPGHADALTEAGAETVIRRWAELKSVIAALSEWSADA, encoded by the coding sequence ATGCCCCAGCCAGACCTTGTCATCTTCGATTGCGACGGCGTGCTCGTCGATTCCGAAATCATCGCCGCGCGGGTCGAGGCTGAGCTGATCACGCTCGCCGGATACGAAATCTCGGCCGAGGAGATTGCCGAGACCTATGCGGGACTGACGTTCAAGGACATCCTGATGCGGATCGAGGAGAAGTCCAAGATCCCGTTCCAGGCGTCGCTGATCGACCGTGCCGAAGAGCTGGTCGACCGCAAGCTGCGCAGCGACGTTCGTGCCATCGAGGGCGTGCGCGAAGCCGTGGCCTCGGTCACGACACAGCGCTGCATCTGCTCCAACTCACGCTCGGAGCGGATAGAATTCATGCTGGAGAAGGTGCATCTGCTGCCGTTTTTCGCCGGCCGTATCTTCTCGGCCCTGGAGATACCGAGCAAAAAGACCAAGCCTGCCCCGGACGTGTTCCTGCTCGCGGCGGAAAAACTCAATGCCAAGCCGGCGAACACTTTTGTCATCGAGGATTCGGTGCACGGCGTCGCGGGCGCAAGGGCAGCCGGCATGCGCGTCATCGGCTTCACCGGCGCCAGCCACAGCTATCCCGGCCATGCCGATGCGCTGACCGAGGCAGGCGCCGAAACGGTCATTCGCCGCTGGGCAGAGCTGAAAAGCGTGATCGCGGCGCTGTCGGAGTGGTCGGCCGACGCCTGA
- a CDS encoding EAL domain-containing protein: MTNFLRNGPLFAFVLAAIVTLCAASSAFAVEPIKIARDDIALDLSGAVEIYRNQGDNFQVSTAPGPDGIVRRIEVEAKDARSTGDWAVFALANTTDQQLDRLIVAPHFRLVNSGIFWPDLGSTRLAAITPSEGFALDRQTSPDADVFRVTLNPGTVITFIAELASPKLPQVYLWDPESYKDSVNSYTLFRGIVIGIAGLLALFLTILFVVKGTSMFPATAALAWAVLAYICVDFGFLNKVIEISPGNEQMWRAGTEVALAATFVVFLFAYLNLNRWHGHFSYGALVWILGLVLIAGVAIVDPAVAAGIARISFAATAFTGLGLIIFLGLRGYDRAIMLVPSWVMVLLWLCGSWMAITGMLDNDIAQPALGGGLILIILLIGFTVMQHAFAGGALHQGLFSDLERQALAVAGSGDTVWDWDVLRDRVVTKPDVSIQLGLAPNSLGGAARNWLPVLHADDRDTFRTTLDVVLEHRRGRVSQNFRLRGADGHYHWFSLRARPVIGSDGEVIRCVGTMVDVTEQKKSEERLLHDAVHDNLTGLPNRELLMNRLEAIISIARTEEKVRPTVFVIDIDRFKQVNDGLGISAGDTILLTIARRLHRLLKPKDSLSRFAGDQFALMLLSEQDPARIAGVADAIKHAINNPITFAKREIVLTASIGLITWNSPQMSAEDMVKDAELAMHQAKRFGGDRIEPFRPAFRTVGTDRLQFESDLRRAIERREFTLAYQPIVRLEDGSVAGFEALLRWDHPRRGMIPPADFIPVAESCGLIVQLGLFAMQQAAEDLAGWQKQIGDAPLSVSVNLSSRQLIRRDLVSDVRSVIARANLKPRCFRLELTESLVMDNPEQTAHVLTKLKQLGIGLSLDDFGTGYSSLAYLTRFPFDTIKIDKSFVDDSTPKRAVLLKSMVNMAHELGLSVVAEGISDERDALELRQMGCEYVQSFMFGAPMPADQVLKTLKEQYPLTQA; the protein is encoded by the coding sequence TTGACGAATTTCCTGCGAAACGGGCCGCTTTTCGCCTTTGTCCTCGCGGCAATCGTGACGCTATGCGCGGCTTCGTCGGCCTTTGCCGTTGAGCCGATCAAGATTGCCCGCGACGACATCGCGCTCGACCTGTCGGGTGCCGTCGAGATCTATCGAAACCAGGGCGACAATTTCCAGGTATCGACCGCACCTGGGCCGGACGGCATCGTGCGGCGCATCGAGGTCGAGGCGAAGGATGCGCGATCGACCGGCGACTGGGCGGTGTTCGCACTCGCCAACACCACTGACCAGCAGCTCGACCGGCTGATCGTGGCGCCGCATTTCCGGCTGGTGAATTCCGGCATCTTCTGGCCCGATCTCGGCTCGACCCGCCTGGCAGCGATCACGCCCAGCGAAGGCTTCGCGCTCGACCGCCAGACCAGCCCCGATGCCGACGTGTTCCGGGTGACGCTGAACCCCGGCACGGTGATCACCTTCATCGCCGAGCTTGCCTCGCCTAAGCTGCCCCAGGTTTATCTGTGGGACCCGGAATCCTACAAGGATTCGGTCAATTCCTACACTCTGTTTCGCGGCATCGTCATCGGCATTGCCGGCCTTTTGGCGCTGTTCCTGACCATCCTTTTCGTGGTCAAGGGGACCTCCATGTTCCCGGCGACCGCCGCACTTGCCTGGGCGGTGCTTGCCTATATCTGCGTCGATTTCGGCTTCCTCAACAAGGTTATCGAGATCTCGCCCGGCAATGAGCAGATGTGGCGAGCAGGAACGGAGGTGGCGCTTGCGGCGACCTTTGTGGTGTTCCTGTTTGCCTATCTCAACCTCAACCGATGGCACGGCCATTTCAGCTATGGCGCGCTGGTCTGGATTCTTGGGCTGGTGCTGATTGCCGGCGTCGCCATTGTCGATCCGGCGGTGGCCGCCGGCATCGCCCGCATCTCGTTTGCCGCCACCGCCTTCACCGGGCTCGGCCTGATCATCTTCCTCGGCCTGCGTGGCTATGACCGCGCCATCATGCTGGTGCCCAGTTGGGTCATGGTGCTGTTGTGGCTATGCGGGTCGTGGATGGCGATCACCGGCATGCTCGACAATGACATCGCCCAGCCGGCGCTCGGCGGCGGGCTGATCCTGATCATCCTGTTGATCGGCTTCACCGTCATGCAGCACGCCTTTGCCGGCGGTGCGCTGCATCAAGGCCTGTTCTCCGACCTTGAACGGCAGGCGCTGGCGGTAGCCGGATCGGGCGACACGGTGTGGGACTGGGACGTGCTGCGCGACCGCGTGGTGACCAAGCCCGATGTCAGCATCCAGCTGGGCCTGGCGCCCAACAGCCTTGGGGGCGCTGCGCGCAACTGGCTGCCGGTGCTGCACGCCGACGACCGCGACACCTTCCGCACGACGCTCGACGTGGTGCTTGAACACCGGCGCGGCAGGGTGTCGCAGAACTTCCGCCTGCGCGGCGCCGACGGGCATTATCACTGGTTTTCGCTGCGCGCACGCCCGGTAATCGGATCCGACGGTGAGGTCATCCGCTGCGTCGGCACCATGGTCGATGTCACCGAGCAGAAGAAGTCCGAGGAGCGGCTGCTGCACGACGCCGTGCACGACAATCTGACCGGGCTGCCGAACCGCGAACTTTTGATGAACCGGCTGGAGGCGATCATCTCGATCGCCCGCACCGAAGAGAAGGTGCGCCCGACCGTCTTCGTCATCGACATCGACCGCTTCAAGCAGGTCAACGATGGGCTCGGCATCTCGGCCGGCGACACCATTCTGCTCACCATTGCGCGCCGCTTGCACCGCTTGCTCAAGCCGAAGGATTCGCTGTCTCGCTTTGCCGGCGACCAATTCGCGCTGATGCTGCTCTCCGAACAGGACCCGGCTCGCATCGCCGGCGTGGCCGATGCCATCAAGCACGCCATCAACAATCCGATCACCTTTGCCAAGCGCGAGATCGTGCTGACCGCGTCGATCGGCCTGATCACCTGGAATTCGCCGCAAATGTCGGCCGAGGACATGGTCAAGGACGCCGAGCTCGCCATGCACCAGGCCAAGCGTTTTGGTGGCGACAGGATCGAGCCGTTCCGCCCGGCTTTCCGCACCGTTGGTACCGACCGGCTGCAGTTTGAATCCGACCTGCGGCGCGCCATCGAGCGGCGCGAATTCACGCTGGCCTACCAGCCGATCGTTCGGCTGGAGGACGGCAGCGTTGCGGGCTTCGAAGCCTTGCTGCGCTGGGACCATCCGCGCCGCGGCATGATCCCGCCGGCCGATTTCATCCCGGTCGCCGAAAGCTGCGGGCTGATCGTGCAGCTTGGACTGTTTGCCATGCAACAGGCGGCCGAGGATCTCGCCGGATGGCAAAAGCAGATTGGCGATGCGCCGCTGTCGGTCTCGGTAAATTTGTCCAGCCGCCAGCTCATCCGCCGCGATCTGGTCAGCGACGTCCGCTCGGTCATCGCACGCGCCAATCTGAAGCCGCGCTGCTTCCGGCTCGAACTCACAGAATCCCTGGTCATGGACAATCCGGAACAGACCGCTCATGTGCTGACCAAGCTGAAGCAGCTCGGCATCGGACTGTCGCTGGACGATTTCGGCACCGGCTATTCATCGCTCGCCTATCTGACGAGGTTTCCGTTCGACACGATCAAGATCGATAAGAGTTTTGTCGACGACAGCACACCCAAGCGCGCCGTGCTGCTCAAATCCATGGTCAACATGGCGCATGAACTCGGCCTGTCGGTGGTCGCCGAGGGCATATCGGACGAACGCGATGCCCTGGAACTGCGCCAGATGGGTTGCGAATATGTGCAAAGCTTCATGTTCGGCGCGCCGATGCCCGCCGATCAGGTGCTGAAGACGTTGAAGGAGCAGTACCCGCTGACGCAGGCTTAG
- a CDS encoding GNAT family N-acetyltransferase, which translates to MFALPFFRRDLPALKGNLVTLRVPFTNDYREWSTVRGESRAFLEPWEPRWTPDELDRTAWRLRISRYREDYAQGTAIAFFIFEKSSGKLAGGITLGNIRHGVSQSGHVGYWIGERFGGRGLMTDAVKVVARFAFDTLRLHRIEAACIPDNIRSIRVLEKAGFRREGLLRSYLRINGIWQDHYLYARIADDPLGGAGTKD; encoded by the coding sequence GTGTTCGCGCTCCCTTTCTTTCGCCGTGACCTGCCGGCGCTGAAGGGCAACCTCGTCACGTTGCGTGTGCCATTCACCAATGACTACCGTGAATGGTCGACGGTGCGCGGCGAAAGCCGCGCCTTCCTGGAGCCGTGGGAGCCACGCTGGACCCCCGACGAGCTCGACCGCACGGCATGGCGGCTGCGCATCAGCCGCTACCGCGAAGACTATGCGCAGGGAACGGCGATCGCCTTCTTCATCTTCGAGAAGTCGAGCGGCAAATTGGCGGGCGGCATCACGCTCGGCAACATACGCCACGGCGTCTCGCAAAGCGGCCATGTCGGCTACTGGATCGGCGAGCGTTTCGGCGGCCGCGGCCTGATGACCGACGCGGTCAAGGTCGTAGCCCGCTTCGCTTTCGATACGCTGAGGTTGCACCGGATCGAAGCGGCCTGTATTCCCGACAATATCAGGTCGATCCGCGTGCTTGAAAAAGCCGGATTCCGGCGCGAAGGACTCTTACGATCCTATCTCAGGATCAACGGCATCTGGCAGGACCACTACCTCTACGCCCGGATCGCGGACGATCCGCTGGGCGGCGCGGGAACGAAGGACTGA
- a CDS encoding M16 family metallopeptidase, whose amino-acid sequence MGVEVSRLSNGLTVATETLPSIESVALGAWVKSGARNERDDEHGMAHLLEHMAFKGTKRRTAFEIASEIEDVGGEINAATSVETTSYYARVLSDDVPLAVDILADILQESEFDPQELEREQHVILQEIGAAHDTPDDIVFDRFTETAFRHQTIGRSILGTPETVKSFTSKQLHDFIERQYGAERMVIVAAGDIKHDNFVREVEKQLGGFRSKADSTIPQYAQYVGGDFREDRDLMDAQIVLGFEGRAYHVRDFYASQVLSMILGGGMSSRLFQEVREKRGLCYSVYAFHWGFSDTGIFGVHAATGQSDIAELVPVIIDELQKAGENILQEELDRARAQYRAGLIMSAESPASRASQIARQLLLFGRPIAKEELMERLSALTIERLTDLSSRMFSTKPTLTAVGPVGTLAPYEAILDSLPGTQTTARRLAV is encoded by the coding sequence ATGGGTGTTGAGGTAAGCCGTCTGTCGAACGGCCTGACAGTCGCCACCGAAACCCTTCCAAGTATCGAATCGGTTGCCTTGGGTGCCTGGGTCAAGTCCGGCGCCCGCAATGAACGCGACGACGAGCATGGCATGGCCCATCTGCTCGAGCACATGGCGTTCAAGGGTACGAAGCGGCGAACGGCGTTCGAGATCGCCTCGGAAATCGAGGATGTCGGTGGCGAGATCAATGCCGCCACCAGCGTCGAGACCACCTCCTACTATGCCCGGGTGTTGTCCGACGACGTCCCGTTGGCGGTGGATATTCTCGCCGACATTCTGCAGGAATCCGAATTCGACCCGCAGGAACTCGAACGCGAGCAGCACGTGATCCTGCAGGAGATCGGCGCCGCGCACGATACGCCAGACGATATCGTGTTCGACCGTTTCACCGAGACGGCCTTTCGCCACCAGACCATCGGCCGCTCGATCCTGGGCACGCCCGAGACGGTCAAATCCTTCACTTCGAAACAGTTGCACGATTTCATCGAACGCCAATATGGCGCCGAACGGATGGTCATCGTGGCTGCCGGCGACATCAAGCACGACAATTTCGTGCGCGAAGTGGAGAAGCAACTTGGCGGCTTCCGCAGCAAGGCCGACAGCACCATCCCGCAATACGCGCAATATGTAGGCGGCGATTTCCGCGAGGACCGCGACCTGATGGACGCACAGATCGTGCTGGGCTTCGAAGGCCGCGCCTACCATGTGCGCGACTTCTACGCCTCGCAGGTGCTGTCGATGATCCTCGGCGGCGGCATGTCATCGCGCCTGTTCCAGGAAGTCCGCGAAAAGCGCGGCCTGTGTTACTCGGTCTATGCCTTCCACTGGGGCTTTTCCGACACCGGCATCTTCGGCGTCCATGCCGCGACGGGCCAGAGCGACATCGCCGAGCTGGTTCCCGTCATCATCGATGAATTGCAGAAGGCCGGCGAAAATATCCTGCAGGAAGAACTCGACCGGGCGCGCGCCCAGTATCGTGCGGGGCTGATCATGTCCGCCGAAAGCCCGGCCAGCCGCGCCTCGCAGATTGCGCGGCAGCTGCTTTTGTTCGGCCGGCCGATCGCCAAGGAGGAATTGATGGAGCGCCTGTCGGCGCTGACGATCGAGCGGCTGACCGACCTGTCGTCGCGGATGTTCTCGACCAAGCCGACGCTTACCGCTGTCGGGCCTGTGGGTACGCTGGCACCATATGAAGCGATCCTCGATTCGCTTCCGGGCACGCAGACCACGGCCCGCAGGCTCGCCGTCTAA
- a CDS encoding HAD family hydrolase, whose protein sequence is MTEIRHIVFDIGRVLIHYDPNIPFSRLIPDAEERKWFFDNVCTHDWNIEQDRGRTWEEAEALLIADHPEHAENIRNFRRHWHDMVPHAYGDSVAIMLGLIESGHDVTMLTNFAADTLAEARLRFDFLSRPRGVTVSADIREIKPDRPIYDHHVAAFGLEPSATLFIDDSQKNVDGAKAAGWQAVLFTDAKTLKADLERFGIKA, encoded by the coding sequence ATGACTGAAATCCGCCACATCGTTTTCGACATCGGCCGGGTGCTGATCCACTACGATCCGAACATTCCGTTCAGCCGCCTCATTCCCGATGCCGAAGAGAGAAAGTGGTTCTTCGACAATGTCTGTACGCATGACTGGAACATAGAGCAGGATCGCGGCCGGACCTGGGAAGAAGCAGAGGCACTCCTGATCGCCGACCATCCCGAGCACGCGGAAAACATCCGCAATTTTCGCCGCCACTGGCACGACATGGTGCCGCATGCCTATGGCGACAGCGTCGCGATCATGCTTGGGCTGATCGAGAGCGGGCACGATGTGACGATGCTGACCAACTTCGCCGCCGACACGCTTGCCGAAGCGAGGCTGCGCTTCGATTTTCTCAGCCGCCCGCGCGGCGTAACCGTGTCGGCCGATATCCGTGAGATCAAGCCCGACCGCCCCATCTACGACCATCACGTCGCCGCGTTCGGCCTCGAACCATCGGCCACATTGTTCATCGACGACAGCCAGAAGAATGTCGATGGCGCCAAGGCCGCCGGCTGGCAGGCGGTGCTGTTCACGGATGCAAAAACGCTCAAGGCAGACCTTGAGCGCTTCGGAATCAAGGCGTGA
- the thrC gene encoding threonine synthase translates to MQYVSTRGEAPALGFSDAVLAGLARDGGLYVPREWPQFSTSEIRAMRGLAYPDLAIRVLSPFLGGEIAAPVFERLVREAYATFRHEAVCPLVQTGPNIFVLELFHGPTLAFKDVAMQLLARLMDHVLAERDQHATIVGATSGDTGGAAIDAFAGRSRTDIFILFPHGRVSPVQQRQMTTSKAENVHALAIEGNFDDCQGLLKDMFNDHAFRDRVALSGVNSINWARIMAQIVYYFSSALSLGAPDRPVSFTVPTGNFGDIFAGYAAKKMGLPIERLVIATNDNDILARTFATGEYRTKGVFATTSPSMDIQVSSNFERLLFEASNRDAATVRRYMDGLKQSGAFTIEAREINGMRSEFDAGRADMDEVAATIRSTLAGSNYLLDPHTAAAMHVAAGKASGAVPMVVLGTAHPAKFPAAVEAACGVSPALPAWLGGLMTFEEKYTVLPSDLKMVEDYVSRRARAAR, encoded by the coding sequence ATGCAATATGTGAGTACCCGCGGGGAAGCACCCGCGCTTGGATTTTCCGATGCCGTGCTGGCGGGCCTGGCGCGCGACGGCGGGCTTTACGTGCCGCGCGAATGGCCGCAGTTTTCAACTTCCGAGATTCGCGCCATGCGCGGCCTTGCCTATCCCGATCTCGCCATCCGCGTGCTGTCGCCGTTCCTTGGCGGCGAAATCGCAGCGCCGGTCTTCGAACGCCTGGTGCGCGAAGCCTATGCCACGTTCCGCCACGAGGCCGTCTGCCCACTGGTCCAGACCGGTCCCAACATTTTTGTCCTCGAACTGTTCCATGGGCCGACGCTGGCCTTCAAGGACGTGGCGATGCAGTTGCTCGCCCGGCTGATGGACCATGTGCTTGCCGAACGCGACCAGCACGCCACTATCGTCGGCGCGACGTCGGGCGATACTGGTGGCGCGGCTATCGACGCCTTTGCTGGACGCAGCCGCACCGACATCTTCATCCTGTTCCCGCATGGCCGCGTTTCGCCGGTGCAGCAGCGGCAGATGACGACGTCGAAGGCTGAAAACGTCCATGCGCTGGCGATCGAGGGCAATTTCGACGACTGCCAGGGCCTGCTCAAGGACATGTTCAACGACCATGCCTTCCGTGACCGGGTGGCGTTGTCGGGGGTCAATTCCATCAACTGGGCCCGCATCATGGCCCAGATCGTCTATTATTTCTCCTCGGCATTGTCGCTCGGCGCGCCGGACAGGCCTGTATCCTTCACCGTTCCGACCGGCAATTTCGGCGATATCTTCGCCGGCTACGCCGCCAAGAAGATGGGCCTGCCGATCGAACGGCTGGTCATCGCCACCAACGACAACGACATATTGGCGCGCACCTTCGCCACAGGCGAATACCGCACCAAGGGCGTCTTCGCGACAACCTCGCCATCGATGGACATCCAGGTGTCGTCGAACTTCGAACGCCTGCTGTTCGAGGCCTCAAACCGCGACGCGGCGACCGTGCGGCGCTACATGGATGGCCTGAAGCAGTCCGGGGCCTTCACCATTGAAGCCCGTGAAATCAATGGGATGCGGTCCGAATTCGACGCCGGCCGCGCCGATATGGACGAGGTCGCCGCCACCATCCGCTCGACACTCGCGGGCAGCAACTACCTGCTTGATCCGCATACCGCGGCGGCCATGCATGTGGCGGCCGGCAAAGCATCGGGCGCTGTTCCCATGGTGGTGCTGGGCACGGCGCACCCGGCAAAATTCCCGGCCGCCGTGGAGGCCGCCTGCGGGGTGTCGCCAGCCCTGCCCGCATGGCTAGGTGGATTGATGACATTTGAGGAAAAATACACGGTACTTCCATCTGACCTGAAAATGGTGGAAGATTACGTCAGCCGCCGCGCGCGGGCGGCGCGTTAG